A window of the Malaclemys terrapin pileata isolate rMalTer1 chromosome 6, rMalTer1.hap1, whole genome shotgun sequence genome harbors these coding sequences:
- the CCDC112 gene encoding coiled-coil domain-containing protein 112, giving the protein MAAIATASGQQQSDCCFSTPDSGQHFQFQNWTVKADQAKKAEFIRTAEKLKNQLANIEKDKNGHLYSKKSDFRVEYSILEELEHKMTNNRKADKAKIQQQLAKIHNNVKRLQRQLKDVKPTPEFVEKLREMMEEAENAINGFKEEQRLIYEELMKEEKIATNELSALQKKIDTWALGSSAIERVFRLPSGKVPVDKTLQNHLPEEVVEFERFLQQTGGRQGGWDDYDHQHFLKVWTKHKGKPSYIEEALEYLSGRTKEDIQQHETWYQEFLILEERKKESIEKWKKKKQQEKQEILKQKQKSEKMLKTENLQQEAAQKQKAEKERKKQQAAVEAWKRHKDIEFAMKQASRLKQEEEREKKQQKERQRQFQLKLLLEKYTRQKEEQEALQRLEKEKREEAEREERKRIAAEEISKFQERDLHKLEVKILEKQAKEEEKIEKEKRLAKLREKVEVHVTRDPSRLYKPTKGWEEHTKEIGPTDVQPLLHIPHRAIPTWRQGL; this is encoded by the exons AGTGACTGCTGTTTCAGTACTCCAGATTCTGGTCAACACTTTCAATTTCAGAACTGGACAGTTAAAGCTGATCAAGCTAAGAAAGCTGAATTCATAAGAACAGCAGAAAAACTAAAAAATCA acttGCGAATatagaaaaagacaaaaatggtCATCTCTACAGCAAGAAGAGTGATTTCAGGGTGGAATACAGCATACTGGAAGAACTGGAACATAAAATGACTAACAACAGGAAAGCTGACA AAGCTAAAATCCAGCAACAACTAGCAAAAATACACAATAATGTTAAGAGACTTCAACGACAATTGAAAGATGTGAAGCCTACACCGGAAT TCGTTGAAAAGCTCAGGGAAATGATGGAAGAAGCTGAAAATGCAATAAATGGTTTTAAAGAAGAACAGCGACTAAT ATATGAAGAGCTTATGAAGGAGGAGAAGATTGCTACTAATGAGCTCAGTGCCTTACAGAAAAAAATTGACACATGGGCACTGGGTAGTTCAGCCATAGAAAGAGTTTTCAGGTTACCATCAGGCAAGGTTCCAGTAGACAAAACACTGCAAAATCATCTACCTGAAGAAGTAGTAGAATTTGAAAGGTTCCTTCAGCAAACAGGAGGACGACAAGGAGGCTGGGATGATTATGATCATCAACACTTTTTGAAAGTATGGACAAAACATAAAGGAAAGCCATCCTATATAGAAGAAGCCCTTGAGTATCTCTCTGGAAGAACAAAAGAGGATATTCAACAGCATGAGACATGGTATCAAGAATTTCTGATtttagaggaaagaaaaaaagag TCTATTGAAAAGTGGAAAAAGAAGAAGCAACAAGAAAAACAAGAAATCTTAAAGCAAAAGCAGAAGTCAGAGAAAATGCTCAAAACAGAAAATCTTCAACAAGAAGCAGCTCAGAAGCAAAAagcagagaaggaaaggaaaaagcaACAAGCAGCTGTCGAAGCGTGGAAAAGACATAAAGACATAGAATTTGCAATGAAACAAGCATCTCGACTGAAACAGgaagaagagagggagaaaaagcaGCAGAAGGAACGCCAGCGCCAGTTCCAACTGAAGCTACTGCTAGAAAAGTACACTCGGCAGAAGGAGGAACAGGAGGCGCTCCAAAGACTTGAaaaggagaagagggaggaggctgaaagggaagagaggaagagaattgctgccgaagaaatTTCTAAGTTTCAAGAGCGA GATCTTCATAAACTTGAAGTAAAGATTCTAGAAAAGCAGgcaaaagaggaggaaaaaatagaaaaagaaaaaagactggCAAAGTTAAGAGAGAAG GTTGAAGTTCACGTAACCAGAGACCCATCTAGACTGTACAAACCTACCAAGGGTTGGGAGGAACACACAAAAGAGATTGGACCAACAGATGTGCAGCCACTTTTACATATTCCACATAG GGCTATCCCAACCTGGAGACAAGGGTTATAG